In one window of Chitinophagales bacterium DNA:
- a CDS encoding GNAT family N-acetyltransferase: MKTVSVRKADTNDIPTIQAIANTTWPVAYGDILSQEQMSYMLDMMYSTESLGKQMQQNIQFFMAELDNQLIGFAAVGREPMEGMYKLHKLYVLPTIQKSGAGKALLSAVTEYAKSNSGEQLVLQVNRNNAAVAFYQKLGFQIHYEADFDIGNGYQMNDYVMGKAI; encoded by the coding sequence ATGAAAACAGTTTCCGTACGCAAAGCTGATACCAACGATATCCCTACCATCCAAGCCATCGCGAATACGACTTGGCCTGTAGCTTATGGTGATATCTTGTCGCAAGAACAAATGAGCTATATGCTGGATATGATGTACAGCACAGAATCACTAGGTAAGCAAATGCAGCAAAATATTCAGTTCTTTATGGCTGAGCTGGATAATCAGTTGATTGGCTTTGCAGCAGTTGGTCGCGAGCCAATGGAAGGCATGTACAAACTGCACAAACTCTATGTATTACCCACTATACAGAAAAGTGGTGCAGGCAAAGCCTTACTGTCAGCTGTGACTGAATATGCCAAGAGTAATTCTGGCGAACAATTGGTTTTACAGGTTAACCGCAATAATGCAGCAGTAGCTTTCTATCAAAAATTAGGCTTTCAGATTCACTATGAGGCCGACTTTGATATTGGCAATGGCTATCAAATGAATGATTACGTAATGGGGAAGGCTATCTAA
- a CDS encoding SIMPL domain-containing protein: MKLSGNQLVIAAAIIISSTIFAFAYKYKFRSTETIVVTGLAEKDFTSDQIVWKGSFNRYGMDLKQAYASLKSDEAEIRNYLKSKGIPDSNIVFSSVDVQKSFDTRYDAQGRATGTFFTGYTLSGEVTVNAKDIVLVENVSRQVTELLQRGIEFNSRKPDYYYTRLNELKIDLLAKASQDARQRAETIAKNSGIGLGNLKKASMGVFQITGKNNNEEYSYGGSFNTTSKEKTASITLRVEYLAD, translated from the coding sequence ATGAAACTTTCCGGCAACCAACTCGTGATCGCTGCGGCCATCATTATCAGCAGCACCATTTTTGCTTTTGCTTACAAATACAAGTTCCGCAGCACAGAAACCATTGTGGTAACAGGTTTGGCGGAGAAAGATTTTACCAGCGACCAGATTGTGTGGAAGGGTAGTTTCAATCGTTATGGCATGGATTTGAAGCAGGCTTATGCATCCTTAAAATCTGATGAAGCAGAAATCAGGAATTACCTCAAAAGCAAAGGCATACCAGATAGCAATATTGTATTCTCTTCTGTGGATGTACAGAAAAGTTTCGATACACGATACGATGCACAGGGCAGGGCAACAGGTACTTTTTTTACCGGCTATACACTAAGTGGTGAGGTCACAGTTAATGCAAAAGATATTGTGTTGGTAGAAAATGTGTCTCGACAGGTAACAGAACTTTTGCAAAGAGGCATAGAGTTTAACTCACGTAAGCCTGATTATTATTATACGCGTTTAAATGAACTCAAGATTGATCTTCTGGCCAAAGCATCACAAGATGCGCGTCAGCGTGCAGAAACCATTGCCAAAAACTCCGGTATTGGTTTGGGCAACCTGAAAAAGGCGAGTATGGGTGTGTTTCAGATTACCGGTAAGAACAATAATGAAGAATATAGTTATGGTGGATCTTTCAATACTACATCAAAGGAGAAGACTGCATCTATTACCTTACGTGTAGAATACCTCGCTGATTAA
- a CDS encoding RluA family pseudouridine synthase has protein sequence MEIPIIYQDDQLLVVNKPAGLVVQNDGKQTSVLQLLKHPFEPVHRLDQRVSGLLLLAKTAEVQTALSKAFQNREIQKQYKAIVGQQPAAKEAMLEHWLRKKGEQQKAQVFKQAVAHAKQAKLHYQLIQSTNRYHLLDIELHTGLFHQIRAQLAAIGCPIVGDLKYGFPRSSPDDSIFLQAYKLDFIHPLTKEQMAFEIPIPEVWKKYGFSDESMIE, from the coding sequence ATGGAAATACCCATTATATATCAAGATGATCAGCTATTAGTGGTTAACAAACCAGCCGGATTAGTCGTACAAAATGATGGCAAACAAACTTCCGTACTGCAATTACTGAAGCATCCTTTTGAACCAGTGCATCGTTTGGATCAACGTGTGAGTGGTTTGCTTCTATTGGCAAAAACAGCAGAAGTACAAACTGCATTGAGTAAGGCTTTTCAAAACCGTGAAATACAAAAGCAGTATAAAGCTATTGTTGGTCAGCAACCAGCAGCGAAAGAAGCCATGCTGGAACATTGGCTGCGCAAAAAAGGCGAACAACAAAAAGCACAGGTATTCAAACAAGCTGTTGCACATGCCAAACAAGCTAAACTGCACTATCAGCTAATCCAATCTACCAATCGCTATCACTTATTGGATATTGAATTACATACCGGATTGTTTCACCAGATTCGAGCGCAATTAGCAGCTATCGGCTGTCCGATTGTAGGTGATTTGAAATATGGATTTCCCAGAAGCAGTCCCGACGACAGTATTTTTCTACAGGCCTACAAACTCGACTTCATACATCCACTTACAAAGGAACAAATGGCATTCGAGATACCCATTCCTGAAGTATGGAAGAAGTATGGGTTTAGCGATGAGTCAATGATAGAATGA
- a CDS encoding Lrp/AsnC family transcriptional regulator has protein sequence MAKTALKVDSTNSTPPLDEKDLAILRLLQQNARMTVKEIADQVHLSTTPVHERIKRMEASGVITQYATLVDHNKVRKGLMVIVYVSLKQHSRTAGAKFIKHIHELNEVIECYNVSGEFDFMLKVVAENMDAYYDFHVNKLSQSENIGHVQSVFVMGVIKQTHVLVH, from the coding sequence ATGGCAAAAACCGCTTTAAAAGTAGATTCCACTAACAGCACGCCGCCACTTGATGAGAAGGACCTTGCTATCCTCCGTTTATTGCAGCAGAATGCCCGCATGACGGTAAAGGAAATAGCAGATCAGGTGCATCTGAGTACCACGCCGGTACATGAGCGCATCAAAAGAATGGAAGCCAGTGGGGTGATTACGCAGTATGCCACTTTGGTTGACCACAACAAAGTGCGCAAGGGCTTGATGGTGATTGTATATGTGTCGCTCAAGCAACACAGCAGAACAGCGGGAGCGAAGTTTATCAAGCATATTCATGAGTTGAATGAAGTGATAGAATGTTACAATGTTTCTGGTGAATTTGATTTCATGCTGAAAGTGGTAGCTGAGAATATGGATGCTTATTATGATTTTCACGTAAATAAACTCAGCCAGAGCGAGAATATCGGGCATGTGCAATCGGTATTTGTGATGGGGGTTATTAAGCAAACCCACGTTTTGGTGCACTAG
- a CDS encoding valine--tRNA ligase, which yields MELSKNFTPSETDSKWYEHWLSKGYFNSTPDEREAYTIVIPPPNVTGVLHMGHCLNNTIQDILTRRARMSGKNACWVPGTDHASIATEAKVVQMLREKGITKSSLSREEFLQYAWEWKEKYGGIILQQLRKLGCSLDWNRTSFTMDPHYYESVIKVFVDLYEKGYIYRGKRMINWDVKAKTALSDEEVIRKTTNQQLYHIRYAIADANGSATNEYITIATVRPETIMGDTAICVHPNDERYLALHGKYALVPLINRLIRIIPDEYVEKDFGTGALKVTPAHDMNDYQLGQKHQLEVVDVLNDDGTLSEAAQIFVGEDRFEARKKIVAELQAKGHLVKTEDYTSEVGYSERTDTVVEPRLSEQWWVAMKKISEPALKAVMDEQIKFFPPKFRNLYNHWMENIKDWCISRQLWWGHQIPAWYNPSGQFAVAANKAAAFKKLQVQYPGNYTIEDIRQDEDCLDTWFSSWLWPFEVFKGLSDPGNKEVQYYYPTNTLVTAPEIIFFWVARMIMAGFEYQGQIPFREVYFTGIVRDKLGRKMSKSLGNSPDLLGLIDQYGADAVRFGIMIASPAGNDILFDEASLEQGRNFNNKLWNALKLVKMWEGRQADIPATESTFALNWFGNRLNEVKQALDQAYTDFRLSEALKMLYSLVWDDFCSWYLEWVKPGFEQPISKAVYEQTITYFDELLQLLHPYMPFITEEIHHLLKDTDQDLCVSQFTKAGAVDTIIIAEGILLKQVITAIREARAKNQIKPKDPISLHIQTSAQTQYAAIQSILAKQVNAETIQLTDAAVNNSIVVAVEKDKFYIVTSGQAVDTESLKAELLKDLAYQKGFLESVMKKLGNERFVQNAKPEVIANEEKKKADALARIQTIEESLANLG from the coding sequence ATGGAACTGAGCAAGAATTTTACCCCATCAGAAACGGATAGCAAGTGGTACGAACATTGGCTGAGCAAAGGCTATTTCAATAGTACACCCGACGAAAGAGAGGCATATACCATCGTGATTCCCCCACCCAATGTAACGGGAGTATTGCACATGGGCCATTGCCTGAATAATACCATACAGGATATTCTCACTCGCCGCGCCCGTATGAGTGGTAAAAATGCCTGCTGGGTGCCGGGTACCGACCATGCATCTATTGCCACCGAAGCTAAGGTGGTACAAATGCTGCGCGAAAAAGGCATTACCAAGTCATCTTTAAGCAGAGAAGAATTTCTGCAATATGCCTGGGAATGGAAGGAAAAATATGGCGGCATCATTCTGCAGCAGTTGCGTAAACTGGGCTGCAGTCTGGATTGGAACCGTACTTCCTTCACCATGGATCCGCATTACTACGAATCTGTGATCAAAGTGTTTGTGGATTTATATGAGAAGGGTTATATCTATCGCGGCAAGCGGATGATCAACTGGGATGTGAAGGCCAAGACCGCGTTGAGCGATGAAGAGGTGATTCGCAAAACCACCAATCAGCAACTCTACCATATTCGTTATGCGATTGCTGATGCGAATGGCAGTGCTACGAATGAATACATCACCATTGCTACAGTTCGTCCGGAAACCATCATGGGTGATACCGCTATCTGTGTGCATCCTAATGACGAACGCTATCTAGCGCTACATGGTAAATATGCGCTGGTGCCGCTGATCAACAGATTGATTCGCATTATACCCGATGAATATGTAGAAAAAGACTTTGGAACAGGTGCGTTGAAAGTAACACCTGCCCATGATATGAATGATTACCAGTTGGGACAAAAACACCAACTGGAAGTTGTGGATGTGTTGAATGATGATGGCACTTTGTCTGAAGCAGCTCAAATCTTTGTGGGTGAAGATCGTTTTGAAGCACGCAAGAAAATTGTTGCTGAATTACAAGCCAAAGGTCATCTAGTAAAAACAGAAGACTATACCAGCGAAGTTGGTTACAGTGAAAGAACAGATACGGTTGTAGAACCTCGCCTCAGCGAGCAGTGGTGGGTTGCCATGAAGAAGATCAGCGAGCCCGCACTGAAAGCAGTAATGGACGAACAGATCAAATTCTTCCCGCCTAAGTTCCGCAATCTCTACAACCACTGGATGGAGAATATCAAGGATTGGTGTATTAGTCGCCAGTTGTGGTGGGGACACCAAATTCCTGCTTGGTACAATCCTTCAGGACAGTTTGCTGTTGCTGCCAATAAAGCTGCAGCATTCAAAAAATTGCAGGTACAATATCCGGGCAATTATACCATTGAAGACATTCGTCAGGATGAAGATTGCCTGGATACTTGGTTCTCTTCCTGGCTATGGCCTTTTGAAGTATTCAAGGGTTTGAGTGATCCCGGTAATAAAGAAGTACAGTACTACTATCCTACAAATACATTGGTAACAGCGCCTGAAATCATTTTCTTCTGGGTAGCCAGAATGATTATGGCAGGTTTTGAATACCAAGGCCAGATTCCTTTCCGTGAAGTGTATTTCACCGGAATAGTTCGTGATAAACTGGGCAGAAAAATGAGTAAGAGTTTGGGGAACTCGCCAGACTTACTTGGCCTGATAGATCAATACGGTGCAGATGCAGTGCGTTTTGGTATCATGATTGCTTCACCTGCCGGTAATGATATCTTGTTTGATGAAGCTTCGCTGGAACAAGGCAGAAACTTCAATAACAAATTGTGGAATGCATTGAAGCTGGTGAAGATGTGGGAAGGCAGACAAGCCGATATTCCTGCAACCGAAAGCACATTTGCCTTGAATTGGTTTGGTAACCGTCTGAATGAAGTAAAACAAGCACTGGATCAAGCCTATACAGATTTCCGTTTGAGTGAGGCATTGAAAATGTTGTACTCCTTGGTATGGGATGATTTCTGTTCCTGGTATCTGGAATGGGTAAAGCCTGGCTTCGAGCAACCTATCAGCAAAGCAGTTTACGAGCAAACCATCACTTACTTCGATGAATTGTTGCAATTACTGCATCCATATATGCCTTTCATCACAGAAGAAATTCATCACCTGTTGAAGGACACGGATCAGGATTTGTGTGTATCGCAGTTTACCAAAGCCGGTGCAGTAGATACTATTATCATTGCAGAGGGCATTTTACTGAAGCAAGTGATTACGGCTATTCGCGAAGCAAGAGCCAAGAATCAGATCAAACCAAAAGATCCGATCAGCTTGCATATTCAGACAAGTGCACAAACACAATACGCAGCGATACAAAGTATTCTGGCTAAGCAAGTAAATGCTGAAACGATTCAGCTGACAGATGCTGCAGTAAACAATAGCATTGTAGTGGCAGTAGAAAAAGACAAGTTCTATATTGTTACTTCAGGACAAGCAGTAGATACAGAATCATTGAAAGCAGAATTGCTGAAAGACCTTGCCTACCAGAAAGGTTTCTTAGAGTCTGTGATGAAAAAGCTGGGTAACGAACGTTTTGTGCAGAATGCCAAGCCTGAAGTGATTGCCAATGAGGAGAAGAAGAAAGCAGATGCTTTGGCGCGTATTCAGACCATTGAAGAGAGCCTGGCCAATCTAGGCTAA
- a CDS encoding PrsW family intramembrane metalloprotease, whose translation MNLLLLALAPGIAISVFIYARDQYNREPFGHLLASFGLGVLAIIPPLGIQLILHPITHKWFYPLNTTLYYFIDAFLIVALSEELSKYFVLQRYALRKRAFDEPFDGIVYSVIVSMGFATAENIGYVLQHGFATGMIRMFMSVPAHACFAVMMGYYVGKARFDKHNRDLYIRMGIVLAVVFHGLFDFFLMLAADQQIRKNTSSLLLVAGAIVSYLIAFRYSLKAIQLHRNISKIKHENSFRTQS comes from the coding sequence ATGAATCTACTCTTACTGGCGTTGGCACCAGGTATTGCCATCTCTGTGTTTATCTATGCCAGAGATCAATACAACCGTGAACCTTTTGGTCATTTGCTGGCCTCTTTTGGTTTGGGCGTACTGGCCATTATACCGCCATTGGGTATTCAACTGATTCTACATCCTATTACGCACAAATGGTTTTATCCGCTTAATACAACACTCTACTATTTCATTGATGCATTTCTCATTGTTGCCTTATCTGAAGAACTGAGTAAGTATTTTGTACTACAACGTTATGCTTTGCGCAAACGAGCATTTGATGAACCTTTCGATGGTATTGTGTACAGCGTAATCGTGAGTATGGGCTTTGCTACTGCTGAAAATATCGGCTATGTTTTGCAGCATGGTTTTGCCACGGGTATGATTCGTATGTTTATGAGTGTACCGGCTCATGCTTGCTTTGCGGTGATGATGGGTTACTATGTAGGCAAAGCCCGATTTGATAAACATAACAGGGATCTCTATATACGCATGGGCATTGTGCTGGCTGTAGTCTTTCACGGCCTTTTTGATTTTTTTCTGATGCTGGCGGCAGATCAACAGATTAGAAAAAACACTTCCTCCTTACTGCTTGTAGCAGGTGCAATTGTCTCCTATTTGATTGCATTCCGTTATTCCTTAAAAGCTATTCAACTGCATCGTAATATTTCTAAGATCAAACATGAAAACAGTTTCCGTACGCAAAGCTGA